CAAAGCCtgatgagttgtgtgtgtgtgtgggggggggggtaactaaTTATCCTGGTGTAACTAATAGAATCACCTGTGTGTCTGCTGTGGCATCACTTCCTCCTGTGGATCTCCTGTAATGAGGGACAGAGTGAGTTCTGCTCTCTACTGACCTCTAGTGGAAGTTGATATGTTACTAATACATTTTAGCAGGTTTCTtactttatctttatttaactaggcaagtcagttacgaacaaactcttattttcaatgacatcctaggaacagtgggttaactgccttgttcaggggcggaacgacatatttttatcttgtcagctcagggattcaatcttgcaacctttcagttacaagttcaacgctctaaccactaagctacctgccacccaaaggGGCCTAGTGGTTAAGGGCATTGGGCCTATAACTAAATGAATGAATAAAGTTAATAACAAATCAGAGGTCTAAGGTGAAAGAATAATACAAATATCAATGTTCCCTTCTTCACTCACCTGAACCACATGagtccagagagacagaggatgagaACCAGAACAACCACTATGATTCCTACAGCTGCAGTCAGAACTGAGATTTGTTTCCCTAGAATAAAATATGGATGCTATGAGTACAGGCATGTAATacaaaagtacaatatttgttaACTGATCTAATCTGaatgtatatataattataaaaCAAAGTATGATAAGCCTAAGTATAACTATTAATATTAGTTTGAAACAATTTTGTGTTGAAATATTGAAGATGAATCTTCACCTGGTAAAATGATCATCAGAGCTGTAGAGTTCCTAGATCCTCTTCCATTCCAGGCCTCACAGTGGTAATGTCCATTGTCCTTAGACTTGAAGTTACTTATGTTGTAGATCTCTCCAAATCCATTTAGAAACGTCTTATTTTGAAAGTACCAGGTGTATTTGTCTacaggtgggttggcatcactgctgcaggtcagagtcactgaactgccctccactatttcaccagagggactgactgacactgaggtgtTCTTTGGTCCATCTGGTGGACAATATGTAACAACAGTGTTTAAAATAGTGTTTTACTTGTGATTGAAATATGAATTTAAATGTGATCCTCTGATCAAAAGATGAGGTTAGGTGAACTAACACTGAACGTCCACAGACACAGAAGAAGAGTTGAGACGTCCATATTTATTCTCAGCCTCACAGTAATATTCTCCACTGTCCTCAGAGCTGATGGTCGTGAAATTGTATGATTTTTCAGATCCTGTCAGTGAAGCTCCATTCttcttgtaccaggtgtatttgtccacaggtgggttggcatcactgctgcaggtcagagtcactgaactgccctccactatttcaTCAGAGGGACTGACTGATACTGAGGTGTTCTTTGGGTCATCTGGTAAAGGAGAATTTGTCCGACGGATAGGACAGTAGCATATTTATGACTAATTATCTGTTTAGTCAGAGAACTATCTAAAACTGTGACACAAAACGTTAACAAATACTCATTTGGAGATGTTATGCTTTAGGACTAATTCATTTAATTACAATTGTTTTACTACCTTACGATtcaaacactgagctgtactttaCTCACACTTCACATCCATGTTAATGGTCCTAGACCTGTCTGTCCCCATCTCATTCTGGGACTCACAGTAGTACTCTCCAGTGTCAGATGGCTGGATTTGATTGAAGACATGATGTGGTCCTGTCATACACTGATAGTCACCTCCATTCTTCTTGTACCAGGTGTAACTCTGGacaggtgggttggcatcactgctgcaggtcagagtaACTGAACTGTcctccactatttcaccagagggactgactgacactgaggtgtTCTTTGGTTTATCTGATGTAAAAGACCAAACATTTTGTCAGAGTAATATTAACAAttagtaaaaaatatatttttgttctaAAATGATTGATAGAGTAAGACATGTCTCTTTTGCCTGAATACATGATACTTGCTAAGTAGAATACTGTACTATTGTACTGCactcacacactgcaggagagtGGAGATCCTCATGTCCTTTCACAGCACAGGAGTAGCTGTCTTCATCCTCAATGCTGATGGAGTACATGGGGGAGGAGTTATCTTGTACATTCCATCCATTCCtgtaccagatgtaggtggggttgtcagtcagagtacagctggtgctacaggtcagtgtcaccttctgtccctctgcagcaggagTCACCTTCACCAGCAGACCTGAAACAATATGTATAAAACCACATACACCTCTGTGTTAACAGGATGGTTAATTTATTTTCtcctgtaattcaacatgatatACAGTTGTATCATACAGTGTAGTATTACCTGTGACAGACAGAGTTGTTCCTGGGAAACTATGACCCCATTCAATGTAGTTTGTTTTAAAAGTGAAGCGATACTCAGCTGAGTCTTCCTCTCTCAGATCTGTGATTCTCAGGGTGAAGGGACCTCTGTATGTTCTAGTGTACTCCACACGACCTGTATACCCTGGGTCTCTGGTTAGGTCTTCAAGGGTCGACTTATCACTTCTAAACCAGAATGATGATGTGGTGGAATAATaaccaacataagtacaggatatGTCCACTGTTGATCCCTTCAAGACACAGATTCTCCTCTTATTGTAAGTCACTCTGTTGCAGCTCTGACCCTGAACACCTGAAACATAAAGAGGGCATGATTTACACAGTAGAATATTGAGCTTCAGTAATCGTGTGATACAGTTTTGTTAGACAACTCTGAAGCTGTttagcagacagaataattataTCTGAAAAGTTATACTAGAATACTGAGTTGAATTCATactcacacactgcaggagagtGGAGATCCTCATGGCCCtttacagcacaggagtaacTGTCTGCAGCATTAGAGTAGACTGAATAGGTGGAAGTCTTCTCAGATACTATCTTGCCattcttgtaccagatgtaggtggggttACCAGTCAGAGGACAGCTGgtggttctacaggtcagtatcaTCCTCTGTGACCGATGTGAAGGAGTCACCACCTGCAGATCTGTAGTAGATCACAACATTAAAACCCTGAATCACCTGTTCTATAGTTTAATCACATGATGCAAGACATTCTCAAACACATTTAATTCTTAAATCTGTTTCATATATACAAATCCAATTTCTAGACCTAAATGGACAGTAGATATTAATTGAACAGACTAGCAGTATAAAGCATGTAACTGTACCTGTTACAGACAGAGTGACTCCAGGATCTCCATAATATCTCCCTCTGGTCTGATCAGTTGTAAATCTAAACTTGTACGTAGCTGAGtcactctctctcaggtctgtgattcTCAGGGTACAGTCTTTCTCCTTATCCCCATGATACTCCAGACGACCTGTATACTCTGGGTTCTGACCTATATCTTTAGGTTCTACACCAGTCTCCATTTTAGTGAACCAGAAGGTTGATGTGACTTTATGACCTCTGGGATGTGTGTAAGAGCAGGTCAGCTCCACTGTTGACCCCTTCAAGGCACAGATACTCTGAGTGGTGTAAAACACACTCCAGCCATCCTGACCCAGTACCACTGAAACACAGTCACACAACGGTATCAGAATGAAGACAAGGTATATTGTCTCACACTGAAGGTAGGATTTGTACACACTTTGTTGCCATAGTTCCTGATTTGAGTGTGAATGAAAACCACAGATAAGCATCACTCAGTGAGGTGTGAAATATGACTATTTCAAGTGAAGTGGAGACTCCTAACAGAACACACCAGAAAACATTATGAATCTTATCCTTTTAGACATGTCTATAGATTGATAAAAGATAAGAATGAGACCATACCTGCTACAGACCAGAGAAAGACCACCAACACACTTCCTGCTGTTCTCAAGGTCATTGTTGCATCTCCCACCCTGCAGTCttagaaacataaacaacaactcactctatagctgttgaataactacatacaaaccatcaggggcagcaggtagggttctagtcaaagtagtgcactctatagctgttgaataactacatacaaaccatcaggggcagcaggtagggttctagtcaaagtagtgcactctatagctggtgaataactacatacaaaccatcaggggcagcaggtagggctctagtcaaagtagtgcactctatagctggtgaataactacatacataccatcaggggcagcaggtagggctctagtcaaagtagtgcactctatagctggtgaataactacatacataccatcaggggcagcaggtagggctctagtcaaagtagtgcactctatagctggtgattaattacatacaaaccatcaggggcagcaggtagggctctagtcaaagtagtgcactctatagctggtgaataactacatacaaaccatcaggggcagcaggtagggctctagtcaaagtagtgcactctatagctggtgaataactacatacaaaccatcaggggcagcaggtagagctctagtcaaagtagtgcactctgtagctggtgaataactacatacaaaccatcaggggcagcaggtagggctctagtcaaagtagtgcactctatagctggtgaataactacatacaaaccatcaggggcagcaggtagagctctagtcaaagtagtgcactctatagctggtgaataactacatacataccatcaggggcagcaggtagggctctagtcaaagtagtgcactctatagctggtgaataactacatacataccatcaggggcagcaggtagggctctagtcaaagtagtgcactctatagctggtgaataactacatacataacatcaggggcagcaggtagagctctagtcaaagtagtgcactctatagctggtgaataactac
This genomic stretch from Salvelinus fontinalis isolate EN_2023a unplaced genomic scaffold, ASM2944872v1 scaffold_0301, whole genome shotgun sequence harbors:
- the LOC129845425 gene encoding B-cell receptor CD22-like, which produces MLICGFHSHSNQELWQQSVYKSYLQCETIYLVFILIPLCDCVSVVLGQDGWSVFYTTQSICALKGSTVELTCSYTHPRGHKVTSTFWFTKMETGVEPKDIGQNPEYTGRLEYHGDKEKDCTLRITDLRESDSATYKFRFTTDQTRGRYYGDPGVTLSVTDLQVVTPSHRSQRMILTCRTTSCPLTGNPTYIWYKNGKIVSEKTSTYSVYSNAADSYSCAVKGHEDLHSPAVCVQGQSCNRVTYNKRRICVLKGSTVDISCTYVGYYSTTSSFWFRSDKSTLEDLTRDPGYTGRVEYTRTYRGPFTLRITDLREEDSAEYRFTFKTNYIEWGHSFPGTTLSVTGLLVKVTPAAEGQKVTLTCSTSCTLTDNPTYIWYRNGWNVQDNSSPMYSISIEDEDSYSCAVKGHEDLHSPAVYKPKNTSVSVSPSGEIVEDSSVTLTCSSDANPPVQSYTWYKKNGGDYQCMTGPHHVFNQIQPSDTGEYYCESQNEMGTDRSRTINMDVKCE